In Deltaproteobacteria bacterium, a single genomic region encodes these proteins:
- a CDS encoding G/U mismatch-specific DNA glycosylase, protein MTGPAPWRPTAQQLADAHGTTVPDVVRSRLKVLFCGINPGLYSGAVGHHFARPGNRFWKALHRAGFTRRQLSPFEERELLRSGLGITNLVSRATAGAAELSERELRTGARRVRRMVRRFRPEVVAFLGVGAFRAAFGRPRATVGPQPEKICGARVWVLPNPSGLNAHYQLRALAAEFGRLKRAVLSRR, encoded by the coding sequence GTGACCGGCCCCGCGCCCTGGCGGCCGACGGCGCAGCAACTCGCCGACGCCCACGGCACGACGGTCCCCGACGTCGTCCGGTCGCGGTTGAAGGTGCTCTTCTGCGGCATCAACCCGGGCCTCTACTCGGGCGCCGTCGGCCATCACTTCGCTCGTCCGGGCAACCGGTTCTGGAAGGCGCTCCACCGCGCGGGCTTCACGCGCCGGCAGCTCTCGCCGTTCGAGGAACGCGAGCTGCTGCGGTCCGGGCTCGGCATCACCAATCTGGTGTCGCGGGCGACGGCGGGAGCGGCCGAGCTGTCGGAGCGAGAGCTCAGGACCGGCGCGCGACGCGTACGGCGCATGGTCCGCCGCTTCCGTCCCGAGGTGGTGGCGTTCCTCGGCGTGGGTGCCTTCCGTGCCGCGTTCGGGCGGCCGCGCGCGACGGTCGGGCCGCAGCCGGAGAAGATCTGCGGCGCCCGGGTCTGGGTCCTCCCGAACCCGAGCGGCCTCAACGCGCACTACCAGCTCCGGGCGCTGGCCGCCGAGTTCGGAAGGCTCAAGCGCGCGGTATTGTCTCGCCGCTGA